The genomic region TTCATTTCATTCCTCCATGGATATGATCTAAATTAGTATTTTTGAGTGACTCAGGATTGTGTACTACCCGTTTATTATAGCATTTTTGTTTAAATTTGTGAGTTCATTATTCATGTGAAATAAAAAAGAAAAATCTGTGCCGATAATGGTATTCAGCTTCGGTCGGGCTGAATGCCGGGTGATTTTATATACACAATGCGGATTCGTCTCCTGGGGGGCCGATTGAAACCGAGAGCGGTCTCGACGCCGGGAGTATCGTCTTCTTGTCCGCCGCAGTTCTGTGCCGAAGAAAATCGGGAAGGGCTCTCTGGAATGGATATGGAACGGGATTGATCACGTGAACGAGGCGAATGCCGCAGAAGACATTCGCCTCGTGTTTGTTTGGATTTTCCGTCTTTTTAACGAGGGGTTAGGGGAAAATTCCGATTTCCTGATCAAAGAAGTAACCGTAGTCGGAGTAGGTGACGTTGATCCAGTTATCTGGAGACAGTCTATATCGAAAGCTGCCCGCGCAGAACGGCACGGCGAGACAACTGGTGACCTCCTCGACAACGAACTCACCGCCGAATCCGTACTCCTCCCCGGTCTTCGCTTGATAGTAGCTGCGGGTCAGAGTGCGGGGAAAGGTATCACAATCCGTGCTGATGGTGACGGTGATGGAATTGATCGAAGGCGGTATGTCCGGAACTGTCATCAGAACGACCACTACTTTGTTGCAGGGTGGAGCTGCGGGAATTGTATCCACATACATCTCAAGGTCCGGCTCGATCTCGGCATAACCGGTGTCGAACCAGTCTCCCTCGGTGTGAATAAGGCGGTACTCGTCGGTTTTGGAAAGCCACCATTTGGTTGTGCCTGTGTTGGTCGTCCCCGCCTCGTTCGTCGTCCAATGAGCGGTGAAAATGATGTCGTCGCCCAGGGAGTCCACCTGTTTTATGGAGTAGGTGACCGAGAGCAGCGTGTTCCTTCCGGTGTCGATGTATGAGTCAATGGAGTCTCGAACAAGCTCTTCCCGAGAGTAATACCCCCCGGCGGAGCCGTCGTAGTCCCGGGAGATGAGGTCCTGTGCGTCGTACGTGTTTCCGTTCTTGACGGAGCGAAACAGGGTTTCCAGAAAACGCTCCGCCACTTCCCGATAATTGAGCGGTGTATAGGTGATCATCCAGGGGCCGGTGTCCCGATAGTCCGAGACAACCCCCGCCGTGTTTGTGGCCCGAACGGTGAGCTCGTAATCAATATATTCCCTCGGCTGGAATTCATATGACCAGCTTTCCGTGCCGACGGTGTCTTCCCAGGTCATGCCTCCGTCGAGGGACACCTCAACGCCGGATATGGGGGATGCTTCGTCGTTCGTTGTTCCGGTAATGAGAACGGTGCCTGATCGGGTCATGTCGTCGTCCGTGAGGGTGAGGGTGCGTTCGATATCATCCAGGTTTATGATACGGTTTATAAAAACGGACGTCACGACGGGCGGCTCGGCGTCTCCTCCCGCGCCCGCCCCGTCGTCGAACTGCATGTCTTTGAGAAAATCCTCGGCGACGCCTTTTTCGGTATCCTCGGGACCCGACGGGACCACACCCGAGCGCAGAAAGATGGAACGTCCGGTGCATACTTTATACGGCGCCATCCCAACAAGCTCACGATGCGATACCTCAACGCATCCGCTGACGGTCATGATAAAGGTTCGACTCAGGTCGGGATCGTAGGACTCGCCGAAATCGGTTCCCCGGACGCCGCATGAAGCGTTTTCCGTCTCGATGATGAGTTCGGCCTTCCCTTCCGAAGGCGGATTGACGAAGGTGCGAATTTTCCCGCGGATCAGCTCGAAGGTGCTGAGGTGTACCTTCGTGACCTCAACGGTCCCGAGGGACTTAATGGCGACGAGGCTGTCCGGACCGATCTTCAGGATACTATCTTCGGCGAACAAGATTTGAACGTATCCCTCGGCGTCCGTTTCGATTTGATCTCCGGCGTGTAACACATCGCCCGTTTTCAACGGTATCCAGTCCGAGCTTCCGTGATAGAGTACGTCGACGAATCCCTCGACGGACGTTACAACGGCGGTATCATCACGTGCCTTCTGGGCCATGACCCGGGGAATCCCCGTTGTTGCAATGAGCGCCAGTATCAGGACACACCCGATAGCGTATGAGAGTCGATGTGTCATAATGTCTCTCCCTGGGAAATCAATAAGAAAGGATTATCGTAAACGGTATACAGAACATTTTGTGTAAAGGGCATACGATACTACTTTTTCTATTGTACGAAAAGATCGGTGATTTGAAAAGAGGATATATGATAATTCTCTTCTGGCGAATCGCACAGAATCAATCAGAAATGGACGGAAAATTCCATGAGATAGACATTTTCGCCGTATCGCTCTGAGGGATCGCGGCTCCAGAAATCGTTGTTTCTATACGTGAGACCCATGCTGGAGGAGAAAAAATTCCATTCATAGATCATCTGGGTGAGGGTTACCTCGGTGGTGTTTCGCCGTGTTTCAAAGAGGGTCTGTCCACGGTTGTCATACCGTGTACCGAAGCTGCCGTAGTATGATGCGGAAAGGTCCGTTCCCCAGGGCTCGTACGCCACGGAAATTCCCGCGGACGGTCCCCAGGTAACCTGAGTTTCGGATCCGTCCGGGTTCGTCTCGTATATGCGCTCGTGTGTGAAGCGATATGCAAGCCACATGTCCCAACTGACATCCCCGGTTTCAAAGAAATATCCCCAGGTGGCCCTCAGGTTGCTTGTCAGGGAATCGGCGCTGTCATGGGTCCGGTCGTCATCAAGGATCAAACCGTAATCCACCGAATATCGCATATGATAATGGGAATTGGATATCCCGATGAGAAAGCTGTGTTCGTCTTCGTTGACGCTTTTCGGGAGATCGTCGGAGTAAGCGGTGGCGTAGTCGTATCCAAGCTTCAGGCGAAGACGCTGGAAATATCCTCCCGAATCGATGAACGGGCGAACCGACACCTCGTTTTCCCAGTAGTGATCGAAGGTGCGGTAGGTGTCGGGTGAGTCGCTGTTGAGCTTGTCGTGGATGACTTTATATGCGGTATAGAGATCCCACGAACTGCTCGGCCGATACGAAACGCTCCCCTTGAATGACTGTCGATCCTCGGAGGCGCTTCCCATGATGGTTTCGAATGTCGGCTCGACGCGCTCGTAATCAAATGACAGTTTCAGCTCCCGTATGGGCCTGTAGTCCAGTTCCAGCCGGGACGCCAGGCCTTCCCGCCGGTATTCTTCCGTCAGGAAGCGGTTTCCCTCTCCGGGATCTCGTCTGTCCGGATAGAAAACGGAGTATGCCTGCTCGCCCGTGATAATCAGGGAGTTGTCCAGGAATTTCATCCGGGTATCGAAGGAGTAGACCTGGTTTTCGTAGTCGCCGTAGGTCGAGGATGTGTAGAGGTCGGTGACTTCGGTATGGACGAACGTACCTCCGAAGAGGATGGTTGAAAGGGGTGAGAACTCCACCCGCCCGCCGCCGAACCAGTGCTCGTAGGTATCGTCGAAGGGAACGCGGTTTCTCCCCGCGAGGGCCATGAATGCGAGGGAATCGATCGGCTCCACCCACGCCTTGCCGCCCAGGAATATGTTGTTGAACGTATACTTTGTGAAGTATTCGCTGATGTCTCCACCGGCCATCTCATAGTGGTCACCGTACAGCGTCAGGTTCCAATCGATGATGTTCCATTGCGTGTCGTCCGTTATGATTGAGTCGTCGGTATGCTGTCCAAATCCATAGGCCTCAAGGATCATATTCTCCATCAGTCTCCGGGTGAAATATGCCTCCAGAGACTCGTAGTAGTGCAGTTCCTCCTGGGTCCCGGGATCGACGTCCAGAGACGAATAGTCCGTGTTTCCATACACATGTTCGTAATAGGACCTGACGGTATAATCAACATCCAGGGATTCCTCCAACACGTCGGAGACGGTTTCCCCACCCGAGCCGATTCCTCCCGCATTATCCTGAAGGAGGTAATCATTTTCATTGATTTCAGGTTTCTTCGTCGGCGGCTCGGATGTCTCAGGGGTGTCGAGCTCCCTCGTGCTGTTCCATCCCAGGTCTTTGGTGCTGTTCCACTCGGTGTTATCCGCCTGAGCCGTCAAGAGGGGAGTAGGAATGCCGGGGTGATACGATGATTTGAAAGAAAAACCGGAAGATGAAAAAGGGGAATCAGCTGAAACGGCGAACGTCGGATACACACAGAGACACGCACCGAGCAGAAACAACAGGGTGGGATTTCCCCGAATGCGGGGGAGATACCTTTTCTTGGGGAAGAGAGGCATCGATCGAAGAAAACAATAGTATATAATTATGCTAAAATTTAGCATACTAATATATAATTTGTCAACAAAATAGGCGCGCGGGCATGTTTTTACCACACCGAGTGTGCGTGGAGCGACATAATGACGGAGTGACACATAAGGGGGTGGATCGGGAGTGTAGAACAGAGGTTTTTACTAAAAGTATAGTGTGTCCGATCAATCCCGGATAACCGTTACGACGCCGTCCATTGTGACGGTGAGTGACGCTCCGTCCGTGACGTAATCCAGGAATTCTTCGCCGAGGCGATCGACCGTGACGATTCGATGTCCGCTCCAGATATCGGACAGTATCACCCCGGCCGCCGCAAGAGAATCGATCTCCTGGGAAAAAAGCATGGCCCGGGGGGCCAGGCCGAGGTCCACGGCGGTCATGAGCACCAGGCCGCCGGTGGTGGAACCGATGGTCTTCGGAAGACAGATGATTTTATCGGTGAGGTCTTTTTTGAAGAGGTCCGGGTTGTCCTGATCGGAGCAGATCGCCTGTTTCGACTT from Candidatus Zymogenaceae bacterium harbors:
- a CDS encoding FecR domain-containing protein codes for the protein MTHRLSYAIGCVLILALIATTGIPRVMAQKARDDTAVVTSVEGFVDVLYHGSSDWIPLKTGDVLHAGDQIETDAEGYVQILFAEDSILKIGPDSLVAIKSLGTVEVTKVHLSTFELIRGKIRTFVNPPSEGKAELIIETENASCGVRGTDFGESYDPDLSRTFIMTVSGCVEVSHRELVGMAPYKVCTGRSIFLRSGVVPSGPEDTEKGVAEDFLKDMQFDDGAGAGGDAEPPVVTSVFINRIINLDDIERTLTLTDDDMTRSGTVLITGTTNDEASPISGVEVSLDGGMTWEDTVGTESWSYEFQPREYIDYELTVRATNTAGVVSDYRDTGPWMITYTPLNYREVAERFLETLFRSVKNGNTYDAQDLISRDYDGSAGGYYSREELVRDSIDSYIDTGRNTLLSVTYSIKQVDSLGDDIIFTAHWTTNEAGTTNTGTTKWWLSKTDEYRLIHTEGDWFDTGYAEIEPDLEMYVDTIPAAPPCNKVVVVLMTVPDIPPSINSITVTISTDCDTFPRTLTRSYYQAKTGEEYGFGGEFVVEEVTSCLAVPFCAGSFRYRLSPDNWINVTYSDYGYFFDQEIGIFP
- a CDS encoding DUF126 domain-containing protein, coding for MKKEFTGRALLPGDISGHAVVSRQGFNSLASYIKSALRKSKQAICSDQDNPDLFKKDLTDKIICLPKTIGSTTGGLVLMTAVDLGLAPRAMLFSQEIDSLAAAGVILSDIWSGHRIVTVDRLGEEFLDYVTDGASLTVTMDGVVTVIRD